A part of Agromyces protaetiae genomic DNA contains:
- a CDS encoding purine-cytosine permease family protein — translation MSNDAEATLAPTTDRAGHVEQHGIDFVPDAERHGRPRELFWVWMSANVIYLYFVLGGVLMLLGLSVQEAIVITIVGNVWWLAVGWLSVSGPASGTPSVTVMRAMFGIRGNRVFGGGLGVAIGLFYEIINIAVATLAANAMLALLGIELEMWAEWIVLGVVAVLSFVLSVYGHATILKLAPWFSAALAAAFAVAAVFIFGAADFSYTPAPMETGEHWAAILLGYAIIAAGPLSWGTGADYSRYLPRSTPKRGVIWWSALGGFIPSVVLGGLGIVAATSIDMTDPQTAIAEIVPSWFTPIFLGIVVLGSITNNVLVAYSTGLYAQGLGVKLSRATTVVVTGVLATAAAWWFVFIAPSFLDTLNASLELSVTVLGPLVAVYAVDIFLRRNRYDGVALNDERPGSPFWYSGGWYWPGIVAMVVGTTLAVLMANTTLYVGPIAQALGGADLSALLAPVIGGAIYAVLWLTTNPYRDRMLRPDAVNGQTRREGESGASAAPDLEADPGASAPLESEVLA, via the coding sequence ATGAGCAACGACGCCGAGGCCACCCTCGCACCGACCACCGACCGCGCCGGTCACGTCGAACAGCACGGCATCGACTTCGTGCCCGACGCCGAGCGGCACGGGCGTCCGCGCGAGCTCTTCTGGGTGTGGATGAGCGCCAACGTCATCTACCTGTACTTCGTGCTCGGCGGCGTGCTCATGCTCCTCGGTCTCTCCGTCCAAGAGGCGATCGTCATCACGATCGTCGGCAACGTCTGGTGGCTCGCGGTCGGCTGGCTCTCCGTCAGCGGGCCGGCCTCGGGCACGCCGAGCGTCACCGTCATGCGCGCGATGTTCGGCATCCGCGGCAACCGCGTCTTCGGCGGCGGACTCGGCGTCGCGATCGGTCTCTTCTACGAGATCATCAACATCGCCGTCGCGACGCTCGCCGCCAACGCCATGCTCGCCCTGCTCGGCATCGAGCTCGAGATGTGGGCCGAATGGATCGTCCTCGGCGTCGTCGCCGTCCTGAGTTTCGTCCTGAGCGTGTACGGCCACGCGACCATCCTGAAGCTCGCGCCCTGGTTCTCGGCGGCGCTCGCCGCGGCGTTCGCGGTCGCCGCGGTCTTCATCTTCGGCGCGGCCGACTTCTCGTACACGCCCGCTCCGATGGAGACGGGCGAGCACTGGGCGGCGATCCTCCTCGGCTACGCGATCATCGCGGCCGGGCCGCTCTCGTGGGGCACCGGCGCCGACTACTCGCGATACCTGCCGCGCTCGACGCCCAAGCGCGGCGTCATCTGGTGGAGCGCGCTCGGCGGTTTCATCCCGTCGGTCGTCCTCGGCGGCCTCGGCATCGTCGCGGCGACCTCGATCGACATGACCGATCCGCAGACGGCGATCGCCGAGATCGTCCCGTCGTGGTTCACGCCGATCTTCCTCGGCATCGTCGTGCTCGGGTCGATCACGAACAACGTGCTCGTCGCCTACTCGACCGGGCTCTACGCCCAAGGACTCGGCGTCAAGCTCTCTCGAGCCACGACCGTCGTCGTCACGGGTGTCCTCGCGACCGCGGCGGCGTGGTGGTTCGTGTTCATCGCCCCGAGCTTCCTCGACACGCTCAACGCGTCGCTCGAACTCAGCGTCACCGTCCTCGGCCCGCTCGTCGCGGTCTACGCCGTCGACATCTTCCTCCGCCGCAACCGCTACGACGGCGTCGCCCTCAACGACGAGCGCCCCGGCAGCCCGTTCTGGTACTCGGGAGGGTGGTACTGGCCCGGCATCGTCGCGATGGTCGTCGGCACGACGCTCGCAGTGCTCATGGCCAACACGACGCTCTACGTCGGTCCCATTGCACAAGCGCTCGGCGGCGCCGACCTCTCGGCGCTCCTTGCCCCCGTCATCGGCGGCGCGATCTATGCGGTGCTCTGGCTCACGACCAACCCGTATCGCGATCGGATGCTTCGCCCCGACGCCGTGAACGGGCAGACTCGCCGTGAGGGCGAGTCGGGAGCATCCGCCGCGCCCGACCTCGAAGCCGACCCCGGGGCATCCGCCCCGCTCGAATCGGAGGTGCTCGCATGA
- a CDS encoding agmatine deiminase family protein, which translates to MTWRMPAETARHERTWMAFPREGLTLGEHPAEREEGYSAWAAVAHAVAAFEPVTVVVDPSEVERARRMLGGDIEILVAEVDEFWMRDHGPTFVVDDDRPGVLGAVDWIFNGWGAPAWSQWQKSAEHARIVAGEVGAELVSSLLVNEGGGIHVDGEGTVLATETVQLDPRRNPLADKARVEAEFARTLGTTKTIWLPRGLTRDYDDFGTNGHVDIVATIPSPGTLLLHEQRNPRHPDHEIARELRELLADQTDAAGRRFEIIDLPAPDAILDRDGYVDWSYVNHLVVNGGIIACGFGEPEADARAREILEAVYPGRRAVTVDSRPIFARGGGIHCITQQQPAVAR; encoded by the coding sequence ATGACCTGGCGCATGCCCGCAGAGACCGCGCGCCACGAGCGCACCTGGATGGCGTTCCCGCGCGAGGGGCTGACGCTCGGCGAACACCCCGCCGAACGCGAAGAGGGCTACTCGGCCTGGGCCGCCGTGGCCCACGCCGTCGCGGCGTTCGAGCCCGTCACGGTCGTCGTCGACCCTTCCGAGGTCGAGCGCGCCCGCCGCATGCTCGGCGGCGACATCGAGATCCTCGTCGCCGAGGTCGACGAGTTCTGGATGCGCGACCACGGCCCCACGTTCGTCGTCGACGACGATCGGCCCGGCGTGCTCGGCGCGGTCGACTGGATCTTCAACGGCTGGGGCGCTCCCGCCTGGTCGCAGTGGCAGAAGTCGGCCGAGCACGCGCGCATCGTCGCAGGCGAGGTCGGTGCCGAGCTCGTGTCGAGCCTCCTCGTCAACGAGGGCGGCGGCATCCACGTCGACGGCGAGGGCACGGTGCTCGCGACCGAGACCGTGCAGCTCGACCCCCGGCGCAACCCGCTCGCCGACAAGGCACGCGTCGAGGCCGAGTTCGCGCGCACGCTCGGCACGACGAAGACGATCTGGCTGCCGCGCGGCCTCACGCGCGACTACGACGACTTCGGCACGAACGGGCACGTCGACATCGTCGCCACCATTCCGTCGCCCGGCACGCTGCTGCTGCACGAGCAGCGGAACCCCCGTCACCCCGACCACGAGATCGCGCGCGAGCTCCGTGAGCTCCTCGCCGACCAGACCGATGCCGCCGGCCGACGGTTCGAGATCATCGACCTGCCTGCACCCGATGCGATCCTCGACCGCGATGGCTACGTCGACTGGAGCTATGTCAACCACCTCGTCGTCAACGGCGGCATCATCGCGTGCGGGTTCGGCGAGCCCGAGGCCGATGCGCGCGCCCGAGAGATCCTCGAAGCCGTCTACCCCGGGCGCCGCGCGGTCACGGTCGACTCGCGGCCGATCTTCGCGCGCGGCGGCGGCATCCACTGCATCACGCAGCAGCAGCCGGCGGTCGCGCGGTGA
- a CDS encoding MmcQ/YjbR family DNA-binding protein, with product MDWEGVRRLALSFPDTAEKVSFGSPHWRVHDKGFVWERPLRKVDLAHLGLDGQPGPVLGVRVEDEGTKLALIEEDPDVFFTVPHFDGWPAILVRLDRIADGRLVELVAEAWLTMAPVKVARAWLSEHATSGL from the coding sequence ATGGACTGGGAGGGCGTCCGTCGGCTCGCGCTGAGCTTCCCCGACACCGCCGAGAAGGTGAGTTTCGGGTCGCCGCACTGGCGCGTGCACGACAAGGGGTTCGTGTGGGAGCGGCCGCTGCGCAAGGTCGACCTCGCGCATCTCGGCCTCGACGGGCAGCCAGGCCCCGTGCTCGGCGTGCGCGTCGAAGACGAAGGCACGAAGCTCGCGCTCATCGAAGAAGACCCCGACGTCTTTTTCACCGTGCCGCACTTCGACGGCTGGCCCGCGATCCTCGTGCGCCTCGACCGCATCGCCGACGGCCGCCTCGTCGAGCTCGTCGCCGAGGCCTGGCTCACGATGGCGCCCGTGAAGGTCGCGCGTGCGTGGCTCAGCGAGCACGCGACATCCGGTCTCTGA
- a CDS encoding TetR/AcrR family transcriptional regulator: MSRRSIDPAELPTESPAEAALAAAVQVRARAARKPPEVRRAEIADAARSLALEAGLAAITLRAVGAHVGVAPALVAHYQPNMDQLVADTFTAIVAAELDEVDALVHERHDPAAQLAELLATVLDDVRDDVTLVWVDGWAIGRRNARLAQAVRGQMDAWQRLVEGILADGVAAGRFETDDPATVARQLLGMLDGLNAHALVHWGEEAYRGALIARAVEGMLGVPRGTLDARPAAE, from the coding sequence ATGTCAAGACGATCGATCGATCCGGCGGAGCTGCCGACCGAGTCGCCTGCTGAGGCTGCGCTCGCAGCGGCGGTTCAGGTGCGTGCCCGCGCGGCCCGCAAGCCGCCCGAGGTCAGGCGCGCCGAGATCGCGGACGCCGCGCGGTCGCTCGCGCTCGAAGCGGGCCTCGCCGCGATCACCCTGCGCGCCGTCGGCGCGCACGTGGGCGTCGCCCCCGCCCTCGTCGCCCACTACCAGCCCAACATGGATCAGCTCGTCGCCGACACCTTCACGGCGATCGTCGCGGCCGAGCTCGACGAGGTCGACGCGCTCGTGCACGAGCGTCACGACCCGGCCGCGCAGCTCGCCGAGCTCCTCGCGACCGTGCTCGACGACGTCCGCGACGACGTCACGCTCGTGTGGGTCGACGGGTGGGCGATCGGCCGGCGGAACGCGCGGCTCGCGCAGGCGGTCAGAGGCCAGATGGATGCCTGGCAGCGGCTCGTCGAGGGCATCCTTGCTGACGGCGTCGCGGCCGGACGGTTCGAGACCGACGACCCTGCGACGGTCGCCCGCCAGCTCCTCGGCATGCTCGACGGCCTCAACGCGCACGCCCTCGTGCACTGGGGCGAGGAGGCCTACCGGGGGGCGCTCATCGCGCGCGCGGTCGAGGGGATGCTCGGCGTTCCGCGCGGCACCCTCGACGCGCGGCCGGCCGCAGAGTAG